From Callithrix jacchus isolate 240 chromosome 3, calJac240_pri, whole genome shotgun sequence, a single genomic window includes:
- the LOC144581952 gene encoding uncharacterized protein LOC144581952, translating into MKALILFAIILIFTACFTSVDALKKRKHKSNHSSEKNFKPFKQRRPVKANYKHFTKFELVPGVPFGLHHFFPHQSLHHPHCPHRPSSRPTQRPENDVNPSSQALLATYAPTTVAATTATSIASISKTTGATSNTTAPSSLQSEVVTNTATTESNSTEVADATTANSTTV; encoded by the exons ATGAAGGCTCTGATTTTGTTTGCAATAATTTTGATCTTTACTGCTTGCTTCACg TCTGTTGATGcccttaagaaaagaaaacacaaa TCTAACCATAGTTCTGAAAAGAATTTCAAACCATTTAAACAAAGAAGGCCTGTAAAGGCAAACtacaaacattttacaaaatttgaACTGGTTCCTGGTGTTCCCTTTGGTCTCCATCATTTCTTCCCCCATCAAAGCCTTCATCACCCCCACTGCCCACATCGTCCATCATCCAGACCCACACAACGACCTGAGAATGATGTAAACCCTAGTTCTCAAGCACTACTAGCCACTTATGCTCCTACAACCGTTGCGGCCACCACAGCCACTTCCATTGCCTCTATCAGCAAAACTACAGGTGCCACTTCCAACACCACAGCTCCCAGCAGCCTCCAATCTGAGGTTGTCACCAACACTGCAACAACTGAGTCTAACTCAACTGAGGTGGCTGACGCCACCACTGCCAATTCTACAACTGTCTGA